TGGCCCTTCTTCTCCTGAAAATCTGGCCCTTCCTCTTCTGAGAATCTGCTCATTCTTCTCCTGTGAATCTACCCCTTCTTCTCCTGGGAATCTGCGCCTTCTTCTCCTGTGAATCTACCCCTTCTTCTCCTGGGAATCTGCGCCTTCTTCTCCTGGGAATCTGCCCCTTCTTCTCCTGAGAATCTGCCCCTTCTTCTGATGAGAATCTGCCCCTTCTTCTCCTGAGAATCTGGCCCTTCCTCTTCTGAGAATCTGCTCCTTCTTCTCCTGTGAATCTGCGCCTTCTTCTCCTGGGAATCTGTCCCTTCTTCTGATGAGAATCTGACCCTTCTTCTCCTGAGAATCTGGCCCTTCCTCTTCTGAGAATCTGCTCATTCTTCTCCTGTGAATCTGCGCCTTCTTCTCCTGGGAATCTGCCCCTTCTTTCTCGATGAGAATCTTGCCCCCTTCTCCCATGGGAAAATCTGCCCCTTCTTCTGATGAGAATCTGACCCTTCTTCTCCTGAGAATCTGGCCCTTCCTCTTCTGAGAATCTGCTCATTCTTCTCCTGTGAATCTGTGCCTTCTTCTCCTGCGAATCTGCCCCTTCTTCTGATGAGAATCTGCCCCTTCTTCTCCTGAGAATCTGGCCCTTCCTCTTCTGAGAATCTGCTCATTCTTCTCCTGTGAATCTGCGCCTTCTTCTCCTGGGAATCTGCCCCTTCTTCTATTGAGAATCTGCGCCTTATTCTCCTGAGAATTTGCCCCTTCTTCTCCTGAGTATCTGCCCCTTCTTCTCCCGAGAATCTGCCCCTTCTTCTCCTGAGTATCTGCGCCTTCTTCTCCTGGGAATCTGCCCCTTCTTCTCCTGAGAATCTGCCCCTTCTTCTCCTGAGAATCTGCACCTTTTTCTCCTGAGAATCTGCCCCTTCTTCTCCTAGGAATCTGCCCCTTCTTCTCCTAAGattctgccccatcttctcctgGGAATCTGCCCCCTCTCCTGAGAATCTGCGCCTTCTTCTCTTGAgaatctgttccttcttctcctgGGAATCTGCCCTTTCTTCTCCTGAGAATCTGCCCCTTCTTCTTCCCTTGAAAAAAATCTGCCCAACTCTCTTGAAatgcttccttcttcttctgagaacTGCCTCCTTCTCCCTGTGAAATCTGCCCCTTCTTTTCTCCTGAAAAAAGAATCTGCCCCTTCCTTCTTCCTAGAAAATTCGCTGCCCTTGCTTCTCCCTGAAGAATTGCTCCCCATTCTTCTTCCTGGGAAAATCTGCCCTCCTTCTTCCTGTGAAAATCtggctccttcttcttcttggaaaTACTGCTTGCCTTCGTTCTCCTGGGAATCTGCCCTTTCTTCTCCTGAGAATCTGCCCCTTCTTCTCCTGAGAATCTGCCCCTTCTTCTCCTGAGAAtctgctccttcttcttctgagaatctgctccttcttcttctgaaaaTCTGCTCCTTCTTCTCCTGAGAATCTGCCCCTTCTTCTCCTGAAAATCTTGCTCAAATTCTTCTTCTGAAAAACCCCTTGCTTCCttcctctccaaaaggaaaaTCTGCTCCTTCTTCTCCTGAAAATtctgctccttcttcttcctgAAACTTCTCCTCTTCTCACTGAAATCtgctccttcttctctaaaatcTGCTTCCTTCTTCCTGAAAATCTGCTCCTTCTTTTCCTGAAAAATCTGCGCCTTCTTCTCCTGAAAATCTGCTCCCTTTTCATTCTGGAAaatctctccttcttctcctgaGAATCTGCGCCCTCTTCTCCTGGAATCTGCTCTTCTTCTATAAGAATCTGCTTCTTCTTCCGAGCTGTAAATCGAATCCCCTTCTTCTTTCTGAAAATCTGCTCCCTTCTTCTCCTGGGAAAATCTGCCCCTTCTTCCTTGAGAATCTGCTCCTTCTTTCACCGGGAaaatctctccttcttcttcctgggAATCTGCTCCTTCTATTAAATCTGCTTCTTCCTTCCTGGGAATCctgcttaatttctttctttccgtGAAAAGAATCTGCGCGTTCTTCTCCTGGGAATCTACCCCTTCTTCTCCTGAGAATCTACCCCTTCTTCTCCTGAGAATCTGCGCCTCTTCTCCGAGAATCTACCCCCCTTTCTTCTCCTGGGAATCTGTGCCTTCTCTCCTGAGAATCTCCCCTTCTTCTCCCTGGGAATCTGCGCCTTCTTCTCCTGAGAATCTACCCCTTCTTCTCCTGTGAATCTGCGCCTTCTTCTCCTGGGAATCTACGCCTTCTTCTCCTGAGAATCTGCGCCTTCTTCTCCTGAGAATCTACCCCTTCTTCTCCTGTGAATCTGCGCCTTCTTCTCCTGAGAATCTACCCCTTCTTCTCCTGTGAATCTGCGCCTTCTTCTCCTGAGAATCTACCCCTTCTTCTCCTGTGAATCTGCGCCTTCTCTCCTGGGAGAATCTGCCCCTTTTCTTCTCATTGTGAATCTGCGGCCTTCTTCTCCTGAATCTCCCACTTTTCTTCCCTGAATCTGCGCCTTTCTTCTCCTGTGTGAAATCTGCTGCGCCTTCTTCTCCTGTGAATCACCCCTTCTTCTTCTGTCCCGAATCTGCGCCTTCTTCTCCTGTGCCCCTctaatcttcttcttccctccttgtgaatctggggccttttcttccttctcccctacttattcttctcctttccttttacttcttactcctctcttctctttccccttcctttccactgttgaatctgaaaaaaatcgCCTTCTTTCTGTGGAATCTACCCCTTCtcctaaaagaaaaaatctaccCTGTGAATCTGCCCTTCTTCTCTGTGAAATCTGCCCTTCTCCTAATCTGTGAAAAAAATCTGCGCCTTCTCTCCTGTGAATCTGCGCCTCTTCCTCCTAATCTGAAATCTACCCCTTCTTAACCTCCTGTGAATCTGCTCTTCTCTAGAAATCCTGAAAATCTGCTCTTCTCTAAATCTGAAaaatctgcttcttcttctccgaAAATCTGCTCCTTTCTTCTCTGGaaatctctctcctctaaaaCCCTGAAAAATCTGGCTCTCTCTACTTGCCAATCTAACTCTCTTCtgaaaatctcttccttctcCTAAGTTCTATTCTTTCCTGTGGAATCTGCTCCTTTCTTCTCCTGAAAAtctgctccttcttcttctgaaaatctgctccttcttctcctgaaaatctgctccttcttcttctgaaaatctgctccttcttctcctgaaaatctgctccttcttcttctgaaaaTCTACTCCTTCTTCTGAAAATTAGCTCCTTCTTATACTGAAAatctacttcttcttcctctgaaaaTCTGCTCCTTCTTCTCCTAAGAATCTGCGCCTTCTTCTCCTGAGAATCTGCGCCCTCTTCTCCTGGGAATCTGCGCCCTCTTCTCCTGGGAATCTGCGCCCTCTTCTCCTGGGAATCTCCCCTTCTTCTCCTGAGAATCTGCGCCTTCTTCAGCTGGGAATCTACCCCTTCTTCTCCTGGGAATCTGCCCCTTCTTCTATTGGGAATCTGCACGTTCTTCTCCTGGGAATCTGCACCTTCTTCTCCTGTGAATCTACCCCTTCTTCTCCTGAGAATCTACCCCTTCTTCTCCTGAGAATCTACCCCTTCTTCTCCTGGGAATCTGCGCCTTCTTCTCTGGAGAATTACCCTTCTTATCCTGAGAAATCTGCGCCTTCTTCTCTGAGAATCTACCCTCTTCTCCTGGGAATCTACCGCCTTCTTCTCTGAGAATCTACCCTTCTTCTCCTGTGAATCTGCGCCTCCTCTCCTGAGAATCTACCCCTTCTTCTCCTGTGAATCTGCGCCTTCTTCTCCTGAGAATCACCCCTCTTTCCTGTGAAATCTGCGCCTTCTTCTCCTGAGAATACCCCTCTTCTCCTGTGAATCTGCGCCTTCTTCTCCTGAGAATCTACCCCTTCTTCTCCTGTGAATCTGCGCCTTCTTCTCCTGAGAATCTGCGCCTTCTTCTCCTGTGAATCTGCGCCTTCTTCTCCTGTGAATCTACCCCTCTTCCTGTGAATCTGCGCCTTTTTCTCCTGTGAATCTACCCCCTTCTTTCCTGTGAATCTACCCCTTCTTCTATGTGAATCTCGCCTTCTTCTCATGTGAATCTACCCTTTCTTCTATTGTGTGAATTTCTTgggccttcttcttccttgtgaaTCTAACCCTTTCCCCTTCTTCCTGTTAATAATGTGCCTTCCCTTCTCCTGTAATCTGCGCCTTTCTTCTCCTGGGAATCTAACCCCTTCTTCTTCTGGGAATCTGGGAACCCCTCTCCCTTCCTGGGAATCTCGCCTTCTTCTCCTGGGAATCTGCTCCTTCTCCTGGGAATCTGCTCCTTCTTCTCCTGGGAATCTGCTCCTTCTCCTGAGAATCTGCGCCTTCTTCTCCTGGGAATCTGCGCCTTCTTCTCCTGGGAATTCTGGCTCTTCTCCTGAAATCTGCGCCTTCTTCTCCTGGGAATCTACGCCTTCTTCTCCTGTGAATCTGCCCCTTCTTCTCCTGAGAATCTGCGCCTTCTTCTCCTGGGAATCTGCCCCTTCTTCTCCTGAGAATCTGCGCCTTCTTCTCCTGGGAATCTGCGCCTTCTTCTCCTGAGAATCTGCGCCTTCTTCTCCTCGGAATCTGCGCCTTTCTTCTCCTGGGCATCTGCGCCTCTTCTCTCCTGGGAATCGCACCTACTTTCTCCCTGGAATCTACGCCTTCTTCTCCTGTGAATCTGCGCCCTTCTTCCTGGGAGAATCTGCGCCTTCTTCTCCTGGGAATCTACCCCCGTTCTTCTCCTGAGAACTAATGCGCCTTCTTTCTCCTGGGAATCTGCGCCTTCTTCTCCTGTGATCTTGCGCCTGCCCTCTCTCCTGGAATCTGGGCGCCTTCTTTCTCCTGGGAAATCTCTTGCCCTTCTTCTCCTGTGAATCTACCCCCTTCTTCTCCTGGGATCTAACGCCTTCTTCTCCTGAGAATCTGCGCCTTCTTCTCCTGAGAATCTGCGCCTTCTTCTCCTGAGAATCTGCCCCTTCTTCTCCTGAGAATCTACCCCTTCTTCTCCTGAGAATCTG
The sequence above is a segment of the Macrobrachium nipponense isolate FS-2020 chromosome 2, ASM1510439v2, whole genome shotgun sequence genome. Coding sequences within it:
- the LOC135221245 gene encoding trichohyalin-like, with the translated sequence MRRRRDSHRRRGRFTGKKGVDSQEKKAQIHRKRGRFTGEEGADSQEKKAQILRRRRRRFTGEEGVDSQEKKAQIHRRRGVFSGEEGADFTGKRGDSQEKKAQIHRRRRGRFSGEEAQIHRRRRVDSQRRRRRRGRFPGEEGVDSQLKKAQILRRRRGDSQEKRAQIPRRRGRRFPGEEGADSQEKKAQILRRRRSRFSEEEEVDFQYKKELIFRRRSRFSEEEGADFQEKKEQIFRRRRSRFSGEEGADFQKKKEQIFRRRKEQIPQERIELRRRKRFSEEREEGAADFTQEKKGADSGKKSGRFRRRRPQIHNEKKRGRFSQERRRRFTGEEGVDSQEKKAQIHRRRRGRFSGEEGADSQEKKGKKLSRIPRKEEADLIEGADSQEEEGEIFPVKEGADSQGRRGRFSQEKKGADFQKEEGDSIYSSEEEADSYRRRADSRRRGRRFSGEEGEIFQNEKGADFQEKKAQIFQEKKEQIFRKKEADFREEGADFSEKRRSFRKKKEQNFQEKKEQIFLLERKEARGFSEEEFEQDFQEKKGQILRRRRSRFSEEEGADSQKKKEQILRRRRGRFSGEEGADSQEKKGQIPRRTKASSISKKKKEPDFHRKKEGRFSQEEEWGAILQGEARGRRRGRFSGEERADSQEKKEQILKRRRRRFSGEGADSQEKMGQNLRRRRGRFLGEEGADSQEKKVQILRRRRGRFSGEEGADSQEKKAQILRRRRGRFSGEEGADTQEKKGQILRRIRRRFSIEEGADSQEKKAQIHRRRMSRFSEEEGPDSQEKKGQILIRRRGRFAGEEGTDSQEKNEQILRRGRARFSGEEGSDSHQKKGQIFPWEKGARFSSRKKGQIPRRRRRRFTGEE